In a single window of the Thunnus thynnus chromosome 9, fThuThy2.1, whole genome shotgun sequence genome:
- the tmed9 gene encoding transmembrane emp24 domain-containing protein 9 — protein sequence MVSCVLSVLLLNVFCSFVSSLYFHIGETEKKCFIEEIPDETMIIGNYRTQLYDKQKEEYLPATQGLGMFVEVKDPDDKVILSRQYGSEGRFTFTSHTPGEHQICLHSNSSKFSLFAGGMLRVHLDIQVGEHANNYAEIAAKDKLTELQLRVRQLVEQVDQIQKEQNYQRYREERFRQTSESTNQRVLWWSIVQTLILVAIGIWQMRHLKSFFEAKKLV from the exons ATGGTGTCGTGTGTGTTGTCGGTTTTACTCCTGAACGTTTTCTGCAGTTTCGTCTCCTCTTTGTACTTTCACATCGGAGAGACGGAGAAGAAATGTTTCATAGAGGAAATCCCTGACGAGACGATGATTATTG gtaaCTATCGGACTCAGCTGTATGATAAGCAGAAAGAAGAGTATCTGCCGGCCACTCAGGGTCTGGGGATGTTTGTGGAAGTCAAAGACCCTGATGACAAG GTGATTCTGTCCCGGCAGTACGGCTCAGAGGGAAGGTTCACCTTCACGTCACACACACCTGGAGAACACCAGATCTGCCTGCACTCCAACTCCTCCAAGTTCTCCCTGTTCGCTGGAGGCATGCTG AGAGTTCACCTGGACATCCAGGTGGGAGAACACGCCAACAACTACGCCGAGATCGCCGCCAAAGACAAACTGACGGAGCTGCAGCTGAGAGTGAGACAGCTGGTGGAGCAAGTGGACCAGATCCAGAAGGAGCAGAACTACCAGCGG TACCGTGAGGAGCGTTTCCGTCAGACCAGCGAGAGCACCAACCAGCGGGTCCTCTGGTGGTCCATCGTCCAGACGCTCATCCTGGTCGCCATCGGCATCTGGCAGATGAGACACCTCAAGAGCTTCTTCGAGGCCAAGAAACTGGTGTAA